The Lottiidibacillus patelloidae genome contains the following window.
CGCCAAGGAAGAAAATCGCCGTTCTATGAAAGAGTTAAAGGATAAAGTTGGCCAAACATTGCAGATGAAAGGATTCTCTAGAGATATTATTAACGAAGTGTTTAATGAAATATCAGTTGAGAAAACGGAAAATGAAGAAAGAGAAGCGTTAGAATTTCACGGAAGAAAAGCTCACAGAAAGTATCAAGGCTATGATGGCTGGGAATATGAGCAAAAAATGAAAACGTATCTTCTTAGAAAACGCTTCTCTTATGATTTGATTCAACAGTTTATTTCCGAAATGAAAGATGAGGATTAACGGTCAATAAATATTTCAGGTTGGCCGTTATCTTCATTTATAATTTTTTCGGCAACAAATTTAGGATCTTTTAGACGGGAGGAATCTTTAATATGATTGCTTCCTTCCCAAAATGGAGTAGACATTCCTCCCATATATACGGCAGTGACTGCTATGTTTGTATCAGCAAACTCTTTTACCAAGCTTTCGGTAAAGCCCCGTACAGCAAACTTAGAGGCAACGTAAACAGATTCGTTTACTTTTCCTCGTAAACCAGCAGTCGAAATAATGTTCATAATTTTTGCTTGTTCTGCTTTACGCAACAGTGGCAGCACTTTAGACGTTAAATAAATGGTACCTTTGACATTTGTATCAATCATTTCATTAATTTCTTGTTCGGTTAGCTGTTCGAGATTACCGAAGTAGCCTACACCTGCATTATTAATCACACCATTTATTGAAGGGAACTGTTTAGCTATTTCTTCAATCACTCGTTCTACATCAGCATAATTTGCAACATTACATGTGAAAATAGTTGCTTTTCCCCTTAGTTCTTCAATTTCATTCTTCGCTTTTTCGAGACGACTTTTTGTTCTTCCGAGTAAAATAATATGGAAGCCTTTGCAGGCATATAGTTTAGCAAGTTCAGCACCTAAGCCTGAGCCTGCCCCAGTAATAATAACATGTTTCATATGGACCACTCCTTTATAAGGTTGCTTAATCACTATACCAAGTACTATACTAATAGTGCAAAATGTAAGAAAATTGGGGATGAAAATATGGAAAAAAGATATAGCCAAATGTCTGAGTTTGAACTTAGACAGGAAATTGGTCACTTAAATGAAAAAGCAAAAAAAGCAGAACAAATGGGTATGGTCAGTGAATTTGCTGTGCTAGAACGGAAAGTAGTAATGGCAAAGGCATATTTATTAAACCCAGATGACTACAAATCTGGAGAAGTGTATGAAATTACTGGAGATCCAGGGTATTATTTTAAAATTAATTACATGAATGGTCATTTTGCATGGGGACATCGATTAAACTCTAGTGAGGAAGAGGCATTTCCAATTTCTTTATTAGGTAATCTTGTGGATATAAAAGAGAAGTAGGCATATTGCCTACTTCTTCAAATTATGAACGCTTTCTTGTTTGGCGTTCTAAAATAATTGTGTTTTGCGCTTGCTGTGTTTCACCGTTTACTTGAGCATAGGCATGTTTTGCATTAGCTCGTGGAGATTGGAATGGATCACTGTATCTATTCTCACTGAATTTTTTTCGGTTATTTTCTTTTACCAAAAGAAACACCTCCCAAACGTTTAGCGGTGACTTGAATTTCTCATACGATCTTCTGGATGCGTATTAATTGTTCCATTTGCACGTTTTGAAGCATACTCTTCTTTCGCTCGCGGTTCCCCGTCGTAAGAAATCCGGTTAGGGAAGCCTTTTTGTTTATTTCGCATAAGTGAAGTTCCTCCTTTTTAACCGGTACATCTGTTAGTATGAGGTGTTTTCCACTTTGATATGTAAGGGAAAGGATGTGTTATTATTGGAAGAAATTTTTGAGCGATTAACAAAACAATTATTAATAAAGAATAGTGATTTAACGGAAAAACAAGCACGTACTTGGGTTGAAGTATTGTGGGAAGATTTTGAAACAACGCGAGCAAAAGCAGGTAGAAAATATTTAGGTAAAGAAATGACAGAGAATATGGTTATACAAATGATTAACCATTATGGAAATAGACTCCATGAGTTCGCCGCAACTAATCCAAAGTACGCACATTTATTAAATGATAATGACTTCTTAAATTAAAAGCGATGGCAGCTGCCATCGCTTTTTTGTTTTGATTAAAGTGTTAGGGACAGAGTTTTATACATTAAATAATTGTATACTTCGTGAAAATACTTCGCTTTCCACGGGCACGGCCTCAGCCTAACGGGAGCTTCAGCTTTTCTTTATTGATCCAGCTTCAGCTCCCAACGCCTAGTAACCTATCCACTTTTCACTTTCGATAAGTCAGCATCGGTTCGCTTTGCTCACCGTGTTTCCTTTATCTTAGCTCAAAGTGCTCTAAGGTTATACGGCGCTAAACGGGAGCTTCAGCTTTTCTTTATTGATCCAGCTTCAGCAATCAACGTCTAGAAAACTTCACACTCCTCATCTGCGATAAGTCGACATCGAAGGTCTTAGCCCTCCGTGTCTTCTTTATCTCATTCGAAGTGCTCCAGTTTTTACGCCGTTAAACGATTGCTTCAGCTTTTCTTTATTGATCCAGCTTCAGCTCCCAACGCCTACAATTCTTCACCCTTTTTATTTACGATAAGTCAACATCGAATTACTCCCGTAATTCGTGTTTCCTTTATCTCAAACAAAGTGTTCCAGAATTTATGGCGCTAAACGGGAGCTTCAGCTTTCCTTTATTCCCTGATTGCAGCATTCATTTTCTTCATTAATTTCTTCTCGCTGAATATCCATCCTGTAAAAGAAGACAGTCGCTCTAAGTCATAATCAAGATGAACAACAGCAACAAACGGATAATGTCCCTTACTGCGATAGCGTAGATCTATAAACCTGACTTCGATAAAGTCTTCAAATTCATTAATTTCCCACCTGTGGATCGGAGAAAAGGATAAAAAGGCAGCAATGTTTTTATCTTTTTTAGCCGCAGATATTATGTCATTTTTAGGTATTGGGACAAAGTCATATTCATCTAGTATTTCAATTTTACCGTTATACGATTTAGCGACATAAAGTTTAGTATCGGTTTTAATAACTAAATGCCACTTATACCAATTAAATGTAGGAGATATAATTACTTTCCCACCTGGGATGATGCTACAAGCTTGCTTGATAACATCGTGCTTTGCCTTTATTCTCCATAAGTAATAACCTATAATGATTATATAGATAACAATAAATGTATAACCTGGATCCTGACCATAAATCCATAATACAAAGCCTATGCCATGGGCAGCCAATATAAATGGATCCATCGTGTTAATAACACCTAACGCTAGCCACTTTTGTGAAAAAGGTCGAAGTGCTTGCGTTCCATAGGCATTAAAAATATCAACAAACACGTGTAAAAATACTGCCAAGAAAGTCCACAACCATAAATGAATGCCGTTAACTTCAGGCACAAAAAAATGAATAATAGATGAGATGACAATTGGCCAAAGTAATACAGCAGGGATGGAATGTGTAGCCCCTCGATGGTTTCGTAAGTATATGGCGTTACTTTTTAATTTTAGTACTGTATCTGTATCTGGAGCTTGCGAGCCTAATACTGTAGCAAGCAAAACTGCATTTGTAGCAACGGGATCTTGTGCAATAACTGGGTCAAGAGTAGCGATTCCACCAAGCGCAAACCCCATTGCAAAGTGTGTTGCAGTATCCATAAGTAAGCCTCCTGTTCAAGTCACTTATTTTATTTATAACCAATAAAAAATGTTTTAAAAGGAGTAAATAATGACTAATAAAATTCAAGTATTTTCCGAATACAAAATAAAAAACAATGATACTAATTCTTATGAAAAAGCGATGGATGCTGTTATTGCTCGTTTAAAAGAAGATGGTGCTAGAAACATCCAATGGTATAAGTCGGTTGACCAAAATAATTTATATGTTGAAATGTATGAAGTAGACTCCATGGATGACTATAATCGAATTAAAGTATTAAGAAAAAGTAGTGTAGAAGAGCGATATAAAGACATACACCCTTTTATTGAAGGTGATGCTGAGAAACTTCATATGTGGGCGTTTGCAACGGTTAAAAAATAATCTGATTTAAAAAGTTAGGGGAACAAAGCGTGAATAAAGAGGAAAATTGGTACGAGGATTTTTCAATTGAAGGATTTCAGACAGATTTAATAAGTTGGTTTGAAAATGAGCAACGAATATTACCTTGGAGAGAAAATAAAGACCCATATCGTGTATGGGTCTCAGAAATAATGCTACAACAAACAAAAGTAGATACGGTCATTCCCTATTACAATCGCTTTATGGAACTATTTCCGACTACCAAACATTTGGCAGAAGCGGAAGAAGAGCGTGTCTTGAAAGCTTGGGAAGGGTTAGGATATTACTCTAGAGCACGTAATTTGCAAGCGGCTGTTCGTGAAGTTGTTGAAAGATACGGTGGTACGGTACCAAATGACCCTGAAAAAATAGCAAATTTAAAAGGAGTAGGACCATATACTACTGGCGCTATCTCTAGTATTGCCTATGATCTGCCAGAACCAGCTGTAGATGGAAATGTGATGCGTGTATTATCGCGCGTTTTCTTTATTACTGAAGATATTGCAAAACAGAAAACGAGAAAACTCTTTGAAGAGATAGTTCGTACAATAATTTCTAAAGATAATCCTTCAGCATTTAACCAAGGATTGATGGAATTAGGTGCATTAATATGTACGCCAAAGTCTCCTTCCTGTTTATTATGTCCTGTACAAGAGCATTGTAAGGCATTTGCGGAAGGAGTAGAGGATGAACTACCGATAAAAAGTAAAAAGAAAGCACCAAGACCACTTGCGATGGCAGCGATAATCTTAACGGACGAAGCAGATAATATTGTGATCCATCGCCGACCAGAATCCGGCTTACTGGCAAATTTGTGGGAGTTACCTAACCATGAAACGCAAAATGGTGGAGCTGACCAACACGAACAATTAAAAAGCTTTCTGCACGATGAATATAGCCTTCATGTTACTATTGGTGAACACATAGCTAACTTAGAGCATATTTTTTCACATATAAAGTGGAATATTGCAGTATATGTTGGCAAATTGAATAAGCAATTTGCCATGCGAGATGACTTACGTATAGTAAACAAAAAGGAATTGGAAAAATATCCATTTCCAGTATCACATCAAAAAATTATTGCAAGCTATTATCGCTAATCATACTGTGGTTTCGTTCCATGAGTCCAATCAGCTTCGTGGCGATTAAAGCCACCGCGAGCTTCAATTTCTTTAATAATTTCACGATGGATTGTAACACCTTCACTATTTAAGTAAGGAGTCATTTGTTGTAAAGATTTATGAAAATAAGCGAGTTCACTTTCATTCCATTCTGTCTTAGGCATCATGGATAACTCCGTCATATCTCTTCCTACATACATTGAAATCACTCCTTTTCTTATTTCTAAGATAGTTTTTGTATAATAAAGAATAAGTATTCAATGAAAGTGGGAGAAGATATGAATAATAAAGTTGCGTTAGTTACAGGAAGTAGCAGGGGAATTGGTAGAAAAATTGCAATCATGTTAGCGGAAAAAGGCTATGACATTGTTGTTAACTATGCAAGAAGTAAAAAAGGTGCTTTAGAAACAGCAGAACAGGTTGAAGCTTTAGGAAGAAAAGCCTTAGTAGTAAGAGCTAACGTTGGTGATGTTGATAAAATTAAAGAAATGTTTGCAGAAATAAATGAGACATTTGGACGTTTAGACATTCTTGTTAATAACGCAGCATCTGGCGTATTAAGACCAATTATGGACATTGAAGAAAGTCACTGGGATTGGACAATGAACATTAATAGTAAAGCTTTGTTATTTTGCGGACAAGAAGCAGCCAAGCTAATGGAAAAAAATAATGGTGGTAAAATTGTAAGCATTAGTTCACTTGGTTCTATTCGCTATTTAGAAAATTACACAACAGTTGGTGTATCTAAGGCTGCAGTTGAAGCGTTAACA
Protein-coding sequences here:
- a CDS encoding SDR family NAD(P)-dependent oxidoreductase, which encodes MKHVIITGAGSGLGAELAKLYACKGFHIILLGRTKSRLEKAKNEIEELRGKATIFTCNVANYADVERVIEEIAKQFPSINGVINNAGVGYFGNLEQLTEQEINEMIDTNVKGTIYLTSKVLPLLRKAEQAKIMNIISTAGLRGKVNESVYVASKFAVRGFTESLVKEFADTNIAVTAVYMGGMSTPFWEGSNHIKDSSRLKDPKFVAEKIINEDNGQPEIFIDR
- a CDS encoding YfhH family protein, with protein sequence MEKRYSQMSEFELRQEIGHLNEKAKKAEQMGMVSEFAVLERKVVMAKAYLLNPDDYKSGEVYEITGDPGYYFKINYMNGHFAWGHRLNSSEEEAFPISLLGNLVDIKEK
- a CDS encoding YpzG family protein; this translates as MVKENNRKKFSENRYSDPFQSPRANAKHAYAQVNGETQQAQNTIILERQTRKRS
- the sspK gene encoding small, acid-soluble spore protein K encodes the protein MRNKQKGFPNRISYDGEPRAKEEYASKRANGTINTHPEDRMRNSSHR
- a CDS encoding YfhJ family protein, coding for MEEIFERLTKQLLIKNSDLTEKQARTWVEVLWEDFETTRAKAGRKYLGKEMTENMVIQMINHYGNRLHEFAATNPKYAHLLNDNDFLN
- a CDS encoding metal-dependent hydrolase; amino-acid sequence: MDTATHFAMGFALGGIATLDPVIAQDPVATNAVLLATVLGSQAPDTDTVLKLKSNAIYLRNHRGATHSIPAVLLWPIVISSIIHFFVPEVNGIHLWLWTFLAVFLHVFVDIFNAYGTQALRPFSQKWLALGVINTMDPFILAAHGIGFVLWIYGQDPGYTFIVIYIIIIGYYLWRIKAKHDVIKQACSIIPGGKVIISPTFNWYKWHLVIKTDTKLYVAKSYNGKIEILDEYDFVPIPKNDIISAAKKDKNIAAFLSFSPIHRWEINEFEDFIEVRFIDLRYRSKGHYPFVAVVHLDYDLERLSSFTGWIFSEKKLMKKMNAAIRE
- a CDS encoding MFS transporter encodes the protein MTNKIQVFSEYKIKNNDTNSYEKAMDAVIARLKEDGARNIQWYKSVDQNNLYVEMYEVDSMDDYNRIKVLRKSSVEERYKDIHPFIEGDAEKLHMWAFATVKK
- the mutY gene encoding A/G-specific adenine glycosylase gives rise to the protein MNKEENWYEDFSIEGFQTDLISWFENEQRILPWRENKDPYRVWVSEIMLQQTKVDTVIPYYNRFMELFPTTKHLAEAEEERVLKAWEGLGYYSRARNLQAAVREVVERYGGTVPNDPEKIANLKGVGPYTTGAISSIAYDLPEPAVDGNVMRVLSRVFFITEDIAKQKTRKLFEEIVRTIISKDNPSAFNQGLMELGALICTPKSPSCLLCPVQEHCKAFAEGVEDELPIKSKKKAPRPLAMAAIILTDEADNIVIHRRPESGLLANLWELPNHETQNGGADQHEQLKSFLHDEYSLHVTIGEHIANLEHIFSHIKWNIAVYVGKLNKQFAMRDDLRIVNKKELEKYPFPVSHQKIIASYYR
- the fabL gene encoding enoyl-[acyl-carrier-protein] reductase FabL; its protein translation is MNNKVALVTGSSRGIGRKIAIMLAEKGYDIVVNYARSKKGALETAEQVEALGRKALVVRANVGDVDKIKEMFAEINETFGRLDILVNNAASGVLRPIMDIEESHWDWTMNINSKALLFCGQEAAKLMEKNNGGKIVSISSLGSIRYLENYTTVGVSKAAVEALTRYLAVELAEKNIVVNAVSGGAVDTDALKHFPNREELLNDAAKRTPAGRLVEKDDIANAVMFLLSEEASMIRGQTIIVDGGISLLT